A genomic segment from Vagococcus zengguangii encodes:
- a CDS encoding carboxypeptidase M32 — translation MGYTEQDLLEHLKEISLLNETMGLAHWDMTTGMPDKANEQRGEMIAYLSGLSYELNFGEKMTNLMTYFEDKTSELSELGQSAYEVAKRAFDLNYKIDKESFLGFQKTLTSAHADWVTSRETKDFNDFKDSLTRLIDYTKQFIPLWKKDEATPYDVLLNQYEPGMTVEKLDEVFATVRKGIMEIRAKIEAEGKTPQTNFLYRHVSKAEQREFAEKVIADLGYDLSRGRLDDTIHPYELTLNQNDVRITTRWAEEDFQMAILGTIHEAGHGLYEQNINPEFAYTPLANGASMGIHESQSLFNELVMAGSQNFWKRQYPVLQEITGDTFKDIEFETFYRGLKQTRASLIRIEADSLTYPLHIIIRYEIEKMIFNDGVAIEDLPKIWNDKYEEYLGIRPENDLEGILQDSHWSGGSFGYFPSYALGYMYAAQLEHAMNKDLDVQAILASDDYSAIIEWNKHHIHQYGASKKPNWLIEQATGESLNPTYLIEFLKNMYYAAYQITDNN, via the coding sequence ATGGGGTATACTGAGCAAGATTTATTGGAACATTTAAAAGAAATTTCTTTATTAAACGAAACGATGGGATTAGCGCATTGGGATATGACCACTGGCATGCCCGACAAAGCGAATGAACAACGTGGTGAGATGATCGCTTATTTAAGTGGTTTGTCTTATGAGTTAAATTTTGGCGAAAAAATGACTAATTTAATGACATACTTCGAAGATAAAACGTCAGAATTAAGCGAATTAGGTCAAAGTGCGTATGAAGTAGCTAAACGTGCCTTTGATTTGAACTACAAAATCGACAAAGAAAGCTTCCTAGGTTTTCAAAAAACCTTAACAAGTGCCCACGCTGATTGGGTAACATCACGTGAAACAAAAGACTTTAATGATTTTAAAGATTCGTTGACACGTTTAATTGACTATACGAAACAATTTATTCCTTTGTGGAAAAAAGATGAAGCGACACCTTATGATGTTTTGCTAAATCAATATGAGCCAGGGATGACGGTTGAAAAATTGGATGAAGTCTTTGCAACGGTTCGTAAAGGAATCATGGAGATTAGAGCTAAAATCGAAGCAGAAGGCAAGACACCACAAACAAACTTTTTATATCGTCATGTGTCAAAAGCTGAACAACGTGAGTTTGCTGAAAAAGTTATTGCTGATCTAGGTTATGACTTATCTCGTGGTCGTTTAGATGATACGATTCATCCATATGAGTTAACGCTAAATCAAAACGATGTCAGAATTACCACTCGTTGGGCAGAGGAAGACTTCCAAATGGCAATATTAGGAACGATTCATGAAGCTGGACATGGTTTATATGAACAAAATATTAATCCTGAGTTTGCTTACACGCCACTAGCAAATGGGGCATCAATGGGGATTCACGAATCACAGTCATTGTTTAATGAGTTAGTGATGGCTGGTAGTCAAAATTTCTGGAAACGTCAATATCCAGTATTGCAAGAAATTACGGGTGACACGTTTAAAGATATCGAATTTGAAACATTCTATCGTGGGCTAAAACAAACACGTGCAAGTCTAATTAGAATTGAGGCGGATTCTTTAACGTATCCACTTCATATCATTATCCGTTACGAAATCGAAAAAATGATTTTCAATGATGGGGTAGCAATCGAGGACTTGCCAAAAATCTGGAATGATAAATATGAAGAGTATTTAGGGATTCGTCCTGAAAACGACTTAGAGGGTATCTTACAAGATTCTCATTGGTCAGGAGGAAGCTTTGGATACTTCCCATCATATGCACTGGGTTATATGTACGCGGCCCAATTAGAGCATGCAATGAATAAAGACTTAGATGTTCAAGCTATTTTAGCAAGTGATGATTACTCAGCGATTATTGAATGGAATAAACACCATATTCATCAATATGGTGCAAGTAAAAAACCAAACTGGTTGATCGAGCAAGCAACAGGGGAAAGTCTAAATCCTACCTATTTAATTGAGTTCCTTAAAAACATGTATTATGCTGCGTATCAAATCACAGATAATAACTAG
- a CDS encoding DUF1836 domain-containing protein, with translation MENDYYQEILEIKLPRWEQLPDIDLYMEQVIQLVERTTLPFKVNDSKNKLITSSIVHNYVKHDYILAPVKKKYDRRHLARLIIITILKQSFELPTIHQGILKQIDQGDYRLAYNQFCQQLEDSIASLVSIVNDGNIIINRCDDKYLTVQMATITLASKLITEKTLK, from the coding sequence ATGGAAAACGATTACTATCAAGAAATACTTGAAATCAAGCTCCCAAGATGGGAACAATTACCAGACATCGACTTATATATGGAACAAGTTATTCAATTAGTTGAACGAACAACTCTTCCTTTCAAAGTGAACGATAGTAAGAATAAATTAATTACTTCAAGTATCGTTCATAACTATGTCAAGCATGACTATATTCTGGCCCCGGTTAAAAAAAAATACGACCGACGCCACTTAGCTCGTCTCATTATCATCACTATCTTAAAACAGTCCTTTGAGTTACCTACTATTCATCAAGGCATCTTAAAACAAATTGATCAAGGTGATTATCGTTTAGCGTATAATCAATTTTGTCAACAATTAGAGGATTCTATAGCTTCACTCGTCAGCATTGTAAACGATGGAAATATCATTATTAATCGTTGCGACGACAAATATTTGACAGTTCAGATGGCAACTATTACGTTGGCTTCAAAATTAATTACAGAAAAAACACTTAAATAA
- a CDS encoding DUF1273 domain-containing protein: MTNLKTLYVSGYRTFELGIFKDKDPKIAIIKKALKKQLIMYCESGLEWVIVSGNLGCEFWATEVVGELKTEGYDLKLGLITPYTDFEKKWNEANQHKFMQMSQLADYQNSVSHEPYQHPSQLKNHSRFILDHTDATLLVYDRDYPGKSEFFLKEIERFINNNEYLIDLIDMFSLQDAAESE, translated from the coding sequence GTGACAAACCTTAAGACTTTATATGTATCGGGCTACCGAACGTTTGAATTAGGTATATTTAAAGATAAAGACCCTAAAATAGCTATTATAAAAAAAGCTTTAAAGAAACAACTTATAATGTATTGTGAAAGTGGTTTGGAATGGGTAATCGTCAGTGGTAATTTAGGTTGCGAATTTTGGGCAACTGAAGTAGTAGGGGAACTTAAAACTGAAGGTTATGATCTCAAACTAGGACTTATCACGCCATATACTGATTTTGAAAAAAAATGGAATGAAGCTAATCAACATAAATTCATGCAGATGTCACAGTTAGCTGATTACCAGAATAGTGTTTCTCATGAGCCCTATCAACATCCTAGTCAATTAAAAAATCATAGTCGTTTTATTCTAGATCATACCGACGCGACACTTTTGGTTTATGATCGTGATTATCCGGGTAAAAGTGAGTTCTTTTTGAAAGAAATAGAACGTTTTATTAATAACAATGAGTATCTAATTGATTTAATTGATATGTTTTCACTACAAGATGCCGCAGAAAGTGAATAA
- a CDS encoding ribonuclease HI family protein, whose protein sequence is MLKIYIDASTKGNPGPSGLGLLYIIDDQQVQMALPASVMSNHEAEFLALQTALEFAIEKNWHHQTTYVYSDSKVVVQTIDKQYTHNKIFKPYLIKIEHLLQKFPIIFIQWLPEAKNKGADNLARQGLAKKLKQKELL, encoded by the coding sequence ATGCTAAAAATTTACATTGATGCCTCAACGAAAGGTAATCCTGGTCCAAGTGGTCTTGGACTTCTCTATATTATTGATGATCAACAAGTGCAAATGGCCCTTCCTGCATCTGTCATGAGTAATCATGAAGCTGAATTTTTAGCCCTGCAAACAGCGCTAGAATTTGCTATTGAAAAAAACTGGCATCATCAAACGACTTATGTCTATTCTGATAGTAAGGTCGTTGTTCAAACAATTGATAAACAATACACGCATAATAAGATATTTAAACCATACTTAATTAAAATTGAGCACTTGTTACAAAAATTCCCAATAATTTTTATCCAATGGCTACCAGAGGCTAAAAATAAAGGGGCAGATAATCTTGCAAGACAAGGATTAGCTAAAAAACTAAAGCAAAAGGAACTGTTGTAA
- the lspA gene encoding signal peptidase II, translating to MIYLALIVVLVAIDQIVKFWTVQNIALGETIFDNPIISLTYLQNDGAAWSMLEGKMWFFYTITIVAIIVLSTMIYKNRNDSKWLTYGLTMVLAGAIGNFVDRLHLKYVIDMFQIEFFNFPIFNVADVCITIGVICIFIYLFFVAEED from the coding sequence ATGATTTATTTAGCGTTGATCGTTGTCTTAGTGGCAATTGATCAAATTGTAAAGTTTTGGACGGTTCAAAACATTGCTTTAGGAGAAACGATTTTTGATAATCCCATTATCTCATTAACCTATTTACAAAATGATGGGGCAGCTTGGAGTATGTTAGAAGGAAAGATGTGGTTCTTCTATACGATTACTATTGTAGCTATCATCGTATTATCGACAATGATTTATAAAAATCGAAATGATTCTAAGTGGTTAACGTATGGGTTAACGATGGTACTAGCAGGTGCAATCGGTAACTTTGTTGATCGTTTACATCTAAAGTATGTGATTGATATGTTTCAAATTGAGTTTTTCAATTTCCCAATTTTTAATGTGGCGGATGTATGCATTACAATTGGTGTAATTTGTATTTTTATTTATCTGTTTTTTGTAGCAGAAGAAGATTAG
- a CDS encoding CBS domain-containing protein, translated as MNNSEQFLATFNRIEKWMRQLFGNKTNIGFTELVRQLSRRKELPLEQYSDDLIQMAQLRNAIIHDQIAPDFVIAEPNEWVVKRIIEIEEALLHPQTVIPLFEKTVTGFNESTLLGDLLTIVAEKGYSQFPIYNSRGVCEGLITAHGLGIWLAKHANKTAIDVSSQTAKDVLAADRKSQNYRFVKESTTLNEVVHLFLTQSTLEALLITKDGNPNGKLIGIIRPREAFGHFYK; from the coding sequence ATGAATAATTCTGAACAGTTTTTAGCAACATTTAATCGGATTGAAAAATGGATGCGTCAACTTTTTGGCAATAAAACGAACATCGGCTTTACTGAGCTTGTACGACAATTATCTCGCCGTAAAGAATTACCTTTAGAGCAATATAGTGACGACCTAATTCAAATGGCGCAACTTCGTAATGCCATTATTCATGATCAAATCGCTCCAGATTTCGTGATTGCAGAACCTAATGAATGGGTAGTTAAACGTATAATTGAAATAGAAGAAGCATTGTTACATCCACAAACGGTAATCCCGTTATTTGAAAAAACTGTAACAGGTTTTAATGAATCGACATTACTTGGAGATTTATTAACCATTGTAGCTGAAAAGGGGTATTCACAATTTCCAATCTACAATAGCCGTGGCGTTTGTGAAGGTTTAATTACGGCACATGGATTAGGGATTTGGTTAGCAAAACACGCCAATAAAACGGCAATTGATGTTAGCAGTCAAACGGCAAAAGATGTGCTAGCAGCTGACCGTAAAAGTCAAAATTATCGTTTCGTTAAAGAATCGACAACCTTAAATGAGGTCGTTCATTTGTTTTTAACACAATCAACATTAGAAGCACTATTAATTACTAAAGATGGTAATCCTAATGGTAAATTAATAGGGATTATTAGACCAAGGGAAGCATTTGGTCATTTTTATAAGTAA
- a CDS encoding DegV family protein: MMLEKIAVLVDSGMDVPKSILEKDGIYVVPLNIIYPEGTYIDKETITSKEIYERLSKEIPSTSLPNGESIDKIFNQIIADGYTHLIIATISSGLSGTHNILKLMSKDYSDLVCGFVDTLSIGIGGGLQAVHVKEMIDNGNSFEQVIAKSQENVQNSRVFFSIPTLEYLKKGGRIGLVTSILGTALNLNPVISCNEEGIYYTVTKARGRKKSLEKLLQEVEKFVGNHKSYDLAVAYGNCIEEAELLKEAVEKRFPNIHHIYLDEVSPALGVHTGPGVLGMGVIKR, translated from the coding sequence ATTATGTTGGAAAAAATAGCTGTGTTAGTCGATTCAGGAATGGACGTTCCTAAAAGTATTTTAGAAAAAGACGGTATCTATGTTGTGCCTTTAAATATTATCTATCCAGAGGGTACTTATATTGATAAAGAAACGATTACTTCTAAGGAAATTTACGAGCGTTTAAGCAAAGAAATCCCTTCAACTTCTCTTCCAAATGGAGAATCAATTGATAAGATATTTAATCAAATCATTGCTGACGGATACACACACTTAATTATCGCTACTATTTCAAGTGGTCTTAGCGGCACACACAACATTTTAAAATTAATGTCAAAAGATTATTCAGATTTAGTATGTGGATTTGTTGATACATTAAGTATAGGTATTGGAGGCGGTCTACAAGCCGTACATGTAAAAGAAATGATTGATAACGGCAACTCTTTCGAACAAGTCATTGCTAAATCACAAGAAAACGTACAAAATTCCCGTGTCTTCTTTAGCATTCCAACACTAGAGTACTTAAAAAAAGGTGGACGAATCGGTCTTGTTACATCGATTTTAGGGACAGCCTTAAACCTAAACCCTGTTATTTCTTGTAATGAAGAAGGTATTTATTACACGGTAACTAAAGCCCGTGGACGTAAAAAGAGCTTAGAAAAGTTACTTCAAGAAGTTGAAAAATTTGTCGGTAACCACAAATCGTATGATTTAGCAGTTGCTTACGGGAATTGTATCGAAGAAGCTGAACTTTTAAAAGAGGCCGTTGAAAAACGTTTCCCAAATATTCATCATATTTATTTAGATGAAGTTAGTCCAGCCCTTGGAGTCCATACCGGACCAGGCGTTTTAGGGATGGGTGTCATTAAACGATAG
- a CDS encoding DUF2200 domain-containing protein — MKKPRIYTINFATVYPLYVQKVEKKGRTEAELLQIIEWLTGYDQSALIQQMERQVDMETLIDEAPSFNANSALITGVICGKRVEEIEDSMTQNIRYLDKVVDELAKGKKLEKIMREA, encoded by the coding sequence ATGAAAAAACCAAGAATTTATACCATAAATTTTGCGACAGTTTATCCATTGTATGTACAAAAAGTTGAGAAAAAAGGGCGAACAGAGGCTGAATTATTACAGATAATCGAGTGGCTAACAGGCTACGATCAATCTGCGCTTATACAACAGATGGAACGTCAAGTTGACATGGAAACATTAATCGATGAAGCACCGAGTTTTAATGCTAACAGTGCGTTAATTACTGGTGTAATCTGTGGTAAACGAGTAGAAGAAATAGAAGATAGCATGACTCAAAATATTCGCTATTTAGACAAAGTAGTCGATGAATTAGCAAAAGGCAAAAAGTTAGAAAAAATTATGCGTGAAGCCTAA
- a CDS encoding EbsA family protein — protein sequence MNKDKQLTKFYYQPDIAHTVIYWSLSLCLFLGGIIITLEKIKFSWMAVMFILLGLLLILIGSSRRLCINDQEITFSVGLPIFQKNKRVPIKKIHKISLGSKGFTLYQETPDGEFNEIICLMKEKSLQYFVQTMTANEAFNGEISGLNINELIE from the coding sequence ATGAATAAAGACAAACAATTAACTAAATTTTATTATCAACCGGATATAGCACATACTGTGATTTATTGGTCTTTATCTTTATGCCTATTCTTAGGAGGCATCATAATTACGTTGGAAAAAATTAAATTTTCATGGATGGCCGTTATGTTCATACTATTGGGTTTACTTTTGATTCTAATTGGTAGTAGTAGACGTCTTTGCATTAACGATCAAGAAATCACATTTAGTGTAGGGCTACCTATTTTTCAAAAAAACAAGCGAGTGCCAATCAAGAAAATTCATAAAATTTCATTAGGATCGAAAGGCTTTACGCTATATCAAGAAACACCAGACGGGGAATTCAATGAAATCATCTGCTTAATGAAAGAGAAGTCCCTGCAATATTTTGTTCAGACTATGACGGCCAACGAAGCATTTAATGGCGAAATTAGTGGACTAAATATAAATGAATTAATCGAATAG
- a CDS encoding cold-shock protein: MAHGIVKWFDEKKGYGFISYENEEIFVHFTGIQQDGFKNLKANQEVEFDIMEGKRGFQATNVKIQTKSEG, translated from the coding sequence ATGGCTCACGGTATCGTCAAATGGTTCGATGAAAAAAAGGGGTATGGCTTTATTTCTTATGAAAATGAGGAAATCTTCGTACATTTTACTGGAATCCAACAAGATGGCTTCAAAAATTTAAAAGCCAATCAAGAAGTTGAGTTTGATATCATGGAAGGAAAGCGTGGTTTCCAAGCAACTAACGTTAAAATACAAACAAAAAGTGAAGGCTAG
- the recU gene encoding Holliday junction resolvase RecU → MALNYPNGQRYQSVKAPQNKKVLPKTQSFANRGMTFEQMINESNDYYLAKGIAVIHKKPTPVQIVKVDYPKRSAATIKEAYFKQASTTDYNGVYQGRYLDFEAKETRNKTSFPLSNIHQHQIEHMQQCLSQQGLVFLLVYFSTLKECYLLEAQDLLVWWNQKETGKKSIPYSYFQEHVALVPIRISPRIAYLEIIDKMLDRRL, encoded by the coding sequence ATGGCTTTGAACTATCCTAATGGGCAACGCTATCAATCAGTTAAAGCCCCCCAGAATAAGAAAGTCTTACCAAAAACACAAAGCTTTGCTAATCGTGGCATGACCTTTGAACAGATGATTAATGAAAGTAACGACTATTACTTAGCAAAAGGTATTGCCGTCATTCATAAAAAACCCACACCTGTTCAAATTGTAAAAGTCGATTATCCAAAACGTAGTGCTGCTACAATCAAAGAAGCTTACTTCAAACAAGCTTCAACAACTGACTACAACGGTGTCTATCAAGGTAGATACTTAGATTTCGAAGCAAAGGAAACACGTAATAAAACATCCTTTCCTCTGTCAAATATCCACCAACATCAGATTGAGCACATGCAACAATGTCTGTCACAACAAGGGTTAGTCTTCCTTCTAGTTTATTTTAGCACACTAAAAGAGTGTTACCTACTAGAAGCACAAGATTTATTGGTCTGGTGGAACCAAAAAGAAACTGGAAAAAAATCTATTCCTTACAGTTATTTCCAAGAGCACGTGGCGCTAGTCCCTATTAGAATTTCACCACGTATCGCCTACTTAGAAATTATTGATAAGATGTTAGATAGGAGATTATAA
- the gpsB gene encoding cell division regulator GpsB: MGNYHLTAKDILQKEFKQKMRGYDPIEVDEYLDSIIKDYEQYNRELLELREENERLVAKVDQLTRSTETLSRIRQDAPKQTTTVTNFDIIKRLSNLEKEVFGKKLAEKEVPQVQVTEDVKETNVQTTPLTSSVQEDLEQTKQF; encoded by the coding sequence ATGGGAAATTATCATTTAACTGCTAAAGACATTTTACAAAAAGAATTTAAACAAAAAATGCGCGGCTATGATCCAATCGAAGTCGACGAGTATTTGGATAGTATTATTAAAGATTACGAGCAATATAATCGTGAACTTCTAGAGTTGCGTGAAGAAAACGAACGCCTAGTGGCAAAAGTTGATCAATTAACACGTAGTACAGAAACACTATCACGCATTCGTCAAGATGCGCCAAAACAAACCACTACAGTCACTAACTTTGATATCATTAAACGTTTATCAAATTTAGAAAAAGAAGTGTTTGGTAAAAAATTAGCTGAAAAAGAAGTACCACAAGTACAAGTAACGGAAGATGTTAAAGAAACAAATGTACAAACGACACCGTTAACTTCTTCAGTACAAGAAGATTTAGAACAAACTAAACAATTTTAA
- a CDS encoding THUMP domain-containing class I SAM-dependent RNA methyltransferase: MKQFKLMATAASGIEALVGQELRDLGIDCEIENGRAIFYGDIETIATANLWLRTADRVKIIVAEFEATTFEQLFDKTNAIAWEELLPMDANFPVAGKSIKSKLFSVSDCQAITKKAIVKRLSDYYSRYGRLPETGALYQLEVALLKDKVTITLDTTGPSLFKRGYRIDKGGAPLKENMAAALIKLSKWRKDRPFYDPVCGSGTICIEAALIGHNIAPGFNRDFACEEWAWVDPAIFDKVRDEAESKADYDIELDILGCDIDGRMVALAKKNAEEAGLSDSITFKQMQLSDFTTDKDYGVIIANPPYGERLGEEESVRKLYKQMGEVYRPLDTWSKYILTSDLEFEKFYGEKATKKRKLYNGAIRTDLFQYWGKRPPRQPRPETTEAN, encoded by the coding sequence ATGAAACAATTTAAATTAATGGCGACAGCCGCAAGCGGAATTGAAGCTTTAGTTGGCCAAGAATTGCGTGATTTAGGGATTGACTGTGAAATCGAAAATGGACGCGCAATTTTTTACGGTGATATTGAAACTATCGCAACTGCTAACTTATGGTTAAGAACAGCTGACCGTGTCAAAATTATCGTAGCTGAATTCGAGGCAACTACTTTTGAACAATTATTTGACAAAACCAACGCCATTGCTTGGGAAGAGTTACTTCCAATGGACGCTAATTTCCCAGTTGCAGGTAAATCAATTAAATCTAAGCTATTCAGTGTATCTGATTGCCAAGCCATTACGAAAAAAGCGATAGTAAAACGTCTAAGCGATTACTACAGCCGATATGGCCGTTTACCTGAGACAGGCGCACTTTATCAATTAGAAGTTGCGTTATTAAAAGACAAAGTAACGATTACCTTAGATACTACTGGTCCAAGTTTATTTAAACGTGGTTACCGTATCGACAAAGGTGGAGCGCCATTAAAAGAAAATATGGCAGCTGCCTTAATCAAATTATCAAAATGGCGTAAAGACCGTCCGTTCTATGATCCAGTATGTGGTTCAGGGACTATTTGTATTGAAGCGGCTTTAATCGGTCATAACATTGCCCCAGGTTTCAATCGTGACTTTGCGTGTGAAGAATGGGCATGGGTGGATCCTGCAATTTTTGATAAAGTTCGTGACGAAGCTGAATCAAAAGCGGATTACGATATTGAATTAGATATCTTAGGTTGTGATATTGATGGCCGCATGGTGGCGTTAGCCAAGAAAAATGCTGAAGAAGCTGGCCTATCAGATTCTATTACCTTTAAACAAATGCAATTAAGCGACTTTACGACGGATAAAGATTATGGCGTAATCATCGCTAACCCGCCTTATGGTGAACGTTTAGGTGAAGAAGAGTCAGTTCGTAAATTATACAAACAAATGGGAGAGGTTTACCGTCCATTAGATACTTGGAGTAAATACATTTTAACAAGTGACTTAGAATTCGAGAAATTCTATGGTGAAAAAGCAACGAAAAAACGTAAATTATATAATGGGGCGATTCGTACCGACTTATTCCAATATTGGGGTAAACGCCCACCAAGACAACCAAGACCTGAAACAACCGAAGCAAATTAA
- a CDS encoding YfcC family protein, with protein sequence MSQKVKKREFPTAYTVIIIVLLLVQMLTFFIPSGKYSTLSYDENTQTFMVIDANEQQVPEPATQATLDKYGITIQLDKFTDGTIYKPVAIPNSYQEIEKEKRGLTGTIRQFLESQINGIIDSIDIIVFILILGGVIGIVNATGAMDAGMMRLAEKMNGKQKWLIVIITTLVALGGTTFGLAEETVAFYPILVPIFLLAGYDTITAVATIYLGSAVGSMISTTNPFSTVIASNSAGINFSEGMGLRVVMWVLCVGVSILYTIRYAEKVRKNPEKSIIADQMASQKEMFLKSHEDGSSVEFDFRKKLTLIIFALGFVIMIYGVQQLGWYFTEISMVFLALVYILIFVVGLSEKEYVSSFVAGAGDLLGVALTVGVARSVSIVMETSFVSDTVMYKFSQLISGMNSVLFICVLYFVYIILGFFIQSSSGLAVLSMPIMAPLADVVGIDRGMIVNAYNWGQGIIGLIAPTGLILVSLSLVQVGFDKWLKFVTKLLVILIIMSLIALSIGVLI encoded by the coding sequence ATGTCTCAAAAAGTAAAGAAAAGAGAATTTCCAACGGCGTATACTGTTATTATTATTGTGTTATTATTAGTTCAAATGCTTACGTTTTTTATTCCTTCAGGTAAATATAGTACCTTATCTTATGATGAGAACACTCAGACGTTTATGGTTATTGACGCTAATGAGCAACAGGTTCCTGAACCAGCTACTCAAGCTACATTAGATAAATATGGTATCACTATCCAATTAGATAAATTTACAGATGGTACTATTTATAAGCCTGTAGCCATCCCAAATTCTTACCAAGAAATTGAGAAAGAAAAACGAGGGTTAACAGGAACTATCAGACAATTCTTAGAATCTCAAATTAACGGGATAATTGATAGTATAGATATTATCGTCTTTATTCTGATATTGGGTGGTGTTATAGGGATTGTCAACGCAACAGGCGCAATGGATGCTGGAATGATGCGATTGGCTGAAAAAATGAATGGTAAACAAAAATGGTTAATTGTGATTATTACCACATTAGTCGCTTTAGGGGGTACAACATTTGGATTGGCTGAAGAAACGGTAGCTTTTTATCCTATTTTAGTCCCTATTTTTTTATTAGCAGGTTACGATACAATCACAGCGGTGGCGACTATTTATTTAGGAAGTGCGGTTGGTTCTATGATCTCAACAACCAATCCATTTTCAACAGTTATCGCATCAAACTCAGCGGGTATTAATTTTAGTGAAGGTATGGGATTGCGTGTTGTGATGTGGGTATTATGTGTAGGTGTATCAATTCTCTATACCATTCGTTATGCTGAAAAAGTTAGAAAGAATCCAGAAAAATCTATAATTGCGGATCAAATGGCAAGCCAAAAAGAAATGTTTTTAAAATCACATGAAGACGGCAGTAGCGTTGAATTTGATTTTCGTAAAAAATTAACGTTGATTATTTTTGCACTAGGTTTTGTGATTATGATATATGGTGTTCAACAATTAGGTTGGTATTTCACTGAAATTTCAATGGTATTTTTAGCGCTTGTTTATATTTTAATTTTCGTAGTAGGATTAAGTGAGAAGGAATATGTAAGTAGTTTTGTTGCGGGGGCGGGTGATTTACTAGGAGTCGCCTTAACTGTTGGGGTTGCTAGATCCGTAAGTATTGTTATGGAAACAAGCTTTGTCAGCGATACAGTGATGTACAAATTCAGTCAACTAATTTCAGGGATGAACAGTGTGTTATTCATCTGCGTGTTATATTTTGTTTATATTATCTTAGGTTTCTTTATTCAATCATCTTCAGGACTTGCGGTTCTATCAATGCCAATTATGGCACCATTGGCGGATGTTGTGGGGATTGACCGAGGTATGATTGTTAATGCGTATAACTGGGGACAAGGAATTATTGGATTAATTGCTCCGACTGGTTTAATCTTAGTTTCTTTATCATTGGTACAAGTCGGCTTTGACAAGTGGCTTAAGTTCGTGACGAAATTATTAGTTATATTAATTATTATGTCATTAATTGCTTTAAGTATTGGTGTCTTAATCTAA